The following are encoded in a window of Methylocystis rosea genomic DNA:
- the nifS gene encoding cysteine desulfurase NifS — protein sequence MRRVYLDNNATTRTDPEVVAKMLPFFSEEFGNASSSHGFGVEVSGAVREARRSVQALLGAAHDHEIVFTSGGTESDNAAILAGLAAREGHDEIVTTAVEHPAILSLVEHLQKNRGVTVHLIGVDARGRIDLDAYRAALGPKTAIVSAMWANNETGTLFPVEELARLAHEAGALFHTDAVQAVGKIPIDLKTTQIDFLSLSGHKLHGPKGIGALYVRKGTKFAPFLRGGHQERARRGGTENTPGIVGLGAAAELARLRLQEDAVHIAALRDRLETGVTQRIDECQISGDVDNRLVNTSNIAFSDIEGEAILTHLDRVGIAASTGSACTAGSTEPSHVLRAMNVPDEALHGAIRFSLSRENTIAEIDDVLETLPGIVAKLREIARASRHTEAQLLTN from the coding sequence ATGCGGCGCGTCTATCTCGACAATAACGCGACGACGCGCACCGACCCTGAGGTCGTGGCGAAGATGCTGCCGTTTTTCAGCGAGGAATTCGGCAACGCCTCGTCATCACACGGCTTCGGCGTCGAGGTCTCGGGCGCGGTCCGAGAGGCACGGCGCAGCGTGCAGGCGCTGCTCGGCGCGGCGCATGATCACGAGATTGTGTTCACCTCAGGCGGTACGGAATCGGACAATGCGGCGATCTTGGCCGGGCTCGCGGCGCGCGAGGGTCACGACGAGATCGTGACCACGGCCGTCGAGCACCCCGCGATCCTGTCGCTCGTCGAACATCTGCAAAAGAACCGTGGCGTCACCGTTCATCTCATTGGCGTCGACGCGCGCGGGCGCATCGATCTCGACGCTTATCGCGCGGCGCTGGGGCCGAAGACGGCGATCGTCTCGGCGATGTGGGCGAACAACGAAACCGGCACGCTGTTTCCTGTCGAAGAACTGGCGCGTCTCGCGCATGAGGCAGGCGCTTTGTTTCATACCGACGCGGTGCAGGCGGTCGGCAAGATTCCGATCGATCTGAAAACGACGCAGATCGATTTCCTTTCGCTTTCCGGACATAAGCTGCACGGCCCGAAGGGAATCGGCGCGCTCTATGTGCGTAAGGGAACGAAATTCGCTCCGTTCCTTCGTGGTGGCCATCAGGAACGGGCGCGCCGCGGCGGGACAGAGAATACGCCGGGGATCGTCGGACTTGGCGCCGCCGCCGAATTGGCGCGATTGCGCCTGCAAGAAGACGCCGTCCATATCGCGGCCTTGCGCGACAGGCTCGAAACCGGCGTGACTCAGCGGATCGACGAGTGTCAGATTTCCGGCGACGTCGACAATCGGCTCGTCAACACGTCCAACATCGCCTTTTCCGACATAGAGGGCGAAGCGATATTGACCCATTTGGATCGCGTCGGCATCGCCGCCTCAACCGGCTCGGCCTGCACGGCGGGATCGACCGAGCCTTCGCATGTGCTGCGCGCGATGAACGTGCCGGATGAGGCCTTGCATGGCGCGATACGCTTCTCCCTGTCGCGAGAAAACACGATCGCAGAGATCGACGATGTGCTGGAGACGCTGCCCGGCATCGTCGCCAAGTTGAGAGAAATCGCGCGGGCGTCGCGCCATACGGAAGCGCAGCTGCTCACGAACTAG
- a CDS encoding NifU family protein has protein sequence MLHDNQKNEEAEQIETAPSPEREQVIRSVIDQIRPNLRRDGGDCELIEICGNKIMVRLTGACVLCKLSSATLEGIQAKLIEELGEFVRLVPVPGAAARL, from the coding sequence ATGTTGCACGACAACCAGAAGAACGAAGAAGCTGAACAGATCGAAACGGCTCCGTCGCCGGAGCGCGAGCAGGTCATTCGCTCCGTCATCGACCAGATTCGCCCCAATCTGCGCCGCGACGGGGGCGATTGTGAGCTCATCGAAATCTGCGGCAACAAAATCATGGTGCGACTCACGGGAGCCTGCGTGCTCTGCAAGTTGAGCAGCGCCACGCTCGAGGGCATCCAGGCCAAGCTGATCGAAGAGCTCGGCGAATTCGTGCGGCTCGTGCCTGTGCCGGGTGCCGCGGCGCGTCTTTGA
- a CDS encoding iron-sulfur cluster assembly accessory protein, with the protein MINLTDSALNAVQTAISSAADPVDGLRIMVEAGGCAGYQYKMGLVREASPDDTVIERSGVKVFIDNTSHELLTGTTIDYVVAVQGSGFTFDNPNAQSSCSCGKSFG; encoded by the coding sequence ATGATCAACCTGACCGACAGCGCCCTAAATGCAGTGCAGACGGCCATTTCGAGCGCCGCCGATCCCGTCGATGGGCTGAGGATCATGGTGGAGGCCGGCGGTTGTGCTGGCTATCAATACAAAATGGGTCTTGTGCGTGAAGCCAGTCCCGACGACACGGTGATTGAGCGCAGCGGGGTCAAGGTGTTCATTGACAACACCAGCCACGAACTCCTGACAGGCACGACCATCGACTATGTCGTCGCGGTGCAGGGCTCGGGGTTCACCTTCGACAATCCGAACGCGCAATCAAGCTGCTCCTGCGGCAAGTCTTTCGGATAA
- a CDS encoding flavin monoamine oxidase family protein, translating into MLDVAIIGGGLCGLALARKLHLRGQDIAIFEARDRLGGRILTAPRGDGGGLDLGPTWFWPKTQPLIAQLVKELALPDFAQHDEGAVLHLREGEKSAERIEDKRLYDDARRLHGGMTVLVQALARALPAASMQLGHELAGLRDCGDHVMLEFKTGEEPMEIAARRVVLALPPRLLCEAVRFTPPLDEATDQAMLGAETWMAAQAKVVMEYRDAFWREQNLSGSAFVTHEQAVIGEIFDACDMAAGLHALGGFLALNADLREAFGVGLPVLLESQICNVFARNVEPLHIHYQDWAKERLTCSAADRAQQGADGTHDVANPLLRQALWDKKLFLGGSETAARNAGYLEGALDAARRIERVLAGIEAKKATSGDALFDEMPVNEASLARFSAWVDTRADEVFENYRRRLNRALASQERDNLTQVAVLGAMEEVFQQALSQLATLPFDMDDVAIERGRTALTPRIQKPFGDLLQSIMDDVVAFNQTSCALSNFPDEHKLSQEYTRVIMQDIAAAWREFSLAANGLLLAKRREAQEQEMSR; encoded by the coding sequence ATGTTGGACGTGGCGATCATCGGCGGCGGGTTATGCGGTTTGGCGCTGGCGCGAAAGCTCCATCTGCGCGGACAAGACATTGCGATCTTCGAGGCGCGCGATCGCCTTGGCGGGCGCATTCTCACGGCGCCGCGCGGCGACGGCGGCGGTTTGGACCTTGGCCCAACTTGGTTTTGGCCAAAAACGCAACCGCTGATCGCGCAACTCGTCAAAGAACTGGCGCTGCCTGACTTCGCCCAGCACGATGAAGGCGCCGTGCTGCATTTGCGCGAAGGCGAAAAAAGCGCCGAACGCATCGAAGACAAGCGCCTTTACGACGACGCGCGGCGTTTGCACGGCGGGATGACGGTCTTGGTGCAGGCTTTGGCCCGCGCACTGCCGGCGGCGTCAATGCAGCTCGGTCACGAGCTGGCGGGCCTGCGCGATTGCGGCGACCACGTGATGCTCGAATTCAAGACCGGCGAAGAACCTATGGAGATTGCGGCGCGCCGCGTCGTTCTCGCTCTGCCGCCGCGCTTGCTGTGCGAGGCCGTTCGCTTCACGCCGCCTTTGGACGAGGCGACGGACCAAGCCATGCTTGGCGCCGAGACCTGGATGGCGGCGCAGGCGAAGGTTGTGATGGAATATCGCGACGCCTTTTGGCGGGAGCAGAATCTCTCCGGCTCCGCCTTCGTCACGCATGAGCAAGCCGTGATCGGCGAAATCTTCGACGCCTGCGACATGGCCGCGGGTCTTCATGCGCTCGGCGGCTTCTTGGCCCTCAACGCTGATTTGCGCGAGGCTTTCGGCGTAGGTCTGCCGGTGTTGCTTGAGAGTCAAATCTGCAATGTGTTTGCCCGCAATGTCGAACCATTGCACATTCACTATCAGGATTGGGCGAAAGAGCGACTGACGTGCAGCGCGGCTGACCGCGCGCAGCAGGGCGCCGACGGTACGCACGACGTCGCGAATCCTCTGTTGCGCCAAGCGCTGTGGGATAAGAAGCTCTTTCTCGGCGGCTCGGAAACCGCGGCGCGCAACGCCGGTTATCTGGAAGGCGCTTTGGACGCCGCGAGACGCATCGAGCGCGTCTTGGCCGGCATCGAGGCGAAAAAGGCGACCTCCGGCGACGCCCTGTTCGACGAAATGCCGGTGAACGAGGCGAGTCTGGCGCGTTTCTCCGCTTGGGTGGACACGCGCGCCGACGAGGTTTTCGAAAATTATCGCCGGCGGCTCAACCGCGCCCTGGCGTCGCAAGAGCGCGACAATCTTACGCAGGTGGCTGTGCTCGGGGCGATGGAGGAGGTGTTCCAACAAGCGCTGAGCCAGTTGGCGACGCTGCCCTTCGACATGGATGACGTTGCGATCGAACGCGGCCGCACGGCGCTGACGCCGCGCATCCAAAAGCCTTTTGGCGACTTGCTGCAGTCGATCATGGATGACGTGGTCGCCTTCAACCAGACGTCCTGCGCCCTTTCCAACTTCCCGGACGAACACAAATTGTCTCAAGAATACACCCGGGTCATCATGCAGGACATCGCCGCGGCCTGGCGGGAATTTTCGCTTGCGGCGAATGGGCTATTGCTGGCGAAGCGGCGCGAGGCGCAGGAGCAGGAGATGTCGCGATGA
- a CDS encoding sulfurtransferase has product MAEPLTGALVSAAWLAEHLSDGDIRILDCTWHHPSTNLDGRNQYRGRHLPGSVHFDVDHIADPNSDLPHMLPDAADFAKKVGLLGIGDGDRVIVYDRLFGGSAAARVWWMFRVFGHDNVAMLDGGFNQWVAAKHPTEMSPVRPQPRTFTPNFRPELVRNFDQMKRVVGNGGEQIVDGRGPGKFDGSQADVFPFKKLGHIPGAVNVPWADLVDPQTGVLLDSKGLRARFEAAGVDLSKPIVATCASGMTSCMDALALYLLGRGDVAVYDGSWAEWERAEQAAVAA; this is encoded by the coding sequence ATGGCTGAACCCCTGACCGGCGCGCTCGTCAGCGCGGCATGGCTAGCCGAGCATCTGAGCGACGGCGACATTCGCATTCTCGACTGCACCTGGCATCATCCGAGCACCAATCTCGACGGCCGCAATCAATATCGCGGCCGGCATTTGCCGGGCTCCGTTCATTTCGACGTCGATCACATCGCCGATCCGAATTCCGATCTGCCGCACATGTTGCCGGATGCGGCGGACTTTGCCAAAAAAGTCGGACTGCTCGGCATTGGAGACGGCGACCGCGTGATCGTCTACGACCGGCTCTTCGGCGGTTCGGCGGCGGCGCGCGTGTGGTGGATGTTCCGCGTCTTCGGCCATGACAACGTGGCGATGCTCGACGGCGGATTCAACCAATGGGTCGCCGCCAAACATCCAACCGAAATGTCGCCGGTGCGTCCGCAGCCCAGGACCTTCACGCCGAACTTCAGGCCCGAACTCGTCCGCAATTTCGATCAAATGAAACGCGTTGTCGGGAACGGCGGCGAGCAGATTGTCGACGGGCGCGGGCCGGGCAAATTCGACGGCTCGCAAGCCGACGTCTTTCCCTTCAAGAAACTCGGACATATTCCGGGCGCCGTGAACGTGCCTTGGGCCGATCTGGTCGATCCGCAGACAGGCGTGCTCCTCGATTCCAAGGGGCTGCGCGCGCGGTTCGAAGCAGCCGGCGTGGATCTGAGCAAGCCGATCGTGGCCACCTGTGCTTCGGGCATGACGTCCTGCATGGACGCGCTGGCGCTCTATCTCCTCGGACGGGGCGATGTCGCCGTCTACGACGGATCCTGGGCGGAGTGGGAGCGCGCCGAACAAGCGGCGGTGGCGGCTTAA
- the fdxB gene encoding ferredoxin III, nif-specific, with protein sequence MSQATRDGRDWCPEYLVAIDPGKCIGCGRCFKVCGRDVMTLKGLNEDGELVALDDDEDEEVEKKIMVMNDTGACIGCGACARVCPTNCQTHAAEDVALV encoded by the coding sequence ATGTCACAAGCGACGCGCGATGGGCGCGATTGGTGTCCAGAATACCTTGTTGCGATCGATCCCGGTAAATGCATCGGTTGCGGGCGCTGTTTCAAGGTGTGCGGTCGCGACGTGATGACGCTGAAAGGTTTGAACGAGGACGGCGAACTGGTTGCGCTGGACGACGATGAGGACGAAGAAGTCGAAAAGAAAATTATGGTGATGAATGATACCGGCGCCTGCATCGGCTGCGGCGCCTGCGCGCGCGTGTGTCCGACCAATTGTCAAACGCATGCGGCGGAAGACGTCGCGCTGGTTTGA
- the nifT gene encoding putative nitrogen fixation protein NifT, whose translation MKIMIRRSPETGLSIYVPKKDLEEPIVETEHESLWGGWIKIANGWVLDLPEMAAGTSLPITVNARKRGEGE comes from the coding sequence ATGAAGATCATGATCCGCCGTTCGCCAGAGACCGGCTTGTCGATCTACGTCCCCAAAAAGGACCTGGAAGAGCCGATCGTTGAAACCGAGCACGAGAGTTTGTGGGGCGGCTGGATCAAGATCGCCAACGGCTGGGTTCTCGATCTGCCCGAGATGGCGGCCGGCACTTCGCTCCCGATCACAGTCAATGCGCGCAAGCGCGGCGAGGGGGAGTGA
- a CDS encoding CCE_0567 family metalloprotein, translated as MSEIDDLKQEIKKLSAKAMQAKMDLHDLSEELPINWPTIPEIAQRAHEAFAELEKKRAKLKSLETV; from the coding sequence ATGAGCGAGATCGACGATCTGAAGCAGGAAATCAAAAAGCTTTCGGCGAAGGCCATGCAGGCCAAAATGGATCTGCATGATCTTTCGGAAGAGCTGCCGATCAATTGGCCCACGATCCCTGAGATCGCGCAAAGGGCGCATGAAGCTTTCGCCGAGCTGGAGAAGAAGCGCGCAAAGTTGAAGTCCCTGGAGACGGTCTAA
- a CDS encoding Rieske (2Fe-2S) protein: MSEQGTTIEQNEATPEVVVYAFCAMSDIPSQKARGFNLVRLDDNGEEKPFPIVVVRWGKQVFGYLNKCPHDGVNLDWERNTFLEPNYGLRLMCGKHGALFELGTGMCIEGPCKGRGLVPVPLAIIDNDICVVGVKLAEDVDEDAEEGECAGE; this comes from the coding sequence ATGAGCGAGCAGGGAACGACGATCGAGCAGAACGAGGCGACGCCGGAAGTCGTCGTTTACGCCTTTTGCGCAATGAGCGACATTCCAAGCCAGAAGGCGCGCGGCTTCAACCTCGTGCGGCTCGACGACAACGGCGAAGAGAAGCCGTTTCCGATCGTCGTCGTGCGCTGGGGCAAGCAAGTGTTCGGCTATCTGAACAAATGCCCGCACGACGGCGTCAATCTCGATTGGGAGCGAAATACGTTTCTCGAGCCCAATTACGGGCTGCGCCTAATGTGCGGCAAGCACGGCGCGCTGTTCGAGCTCGGCACCGGCATGTGCATTGAGGGCCCGTGCAAGGGACGCGGCCTCGTTCCGGTGCCTCTCGCGATCATCGACAATGACATCTGCGTCGTCGGCGTCAAACTGGCGGAAGATGTCGACGAAGACGCCGAAGAAGGGGAATGCGCCGGCGAATGA